Proteins encoded by one window of Brienomyrus brachyistius isolate T26 chromosome 1, BBRACH_0.4, whole genome shotgun sequence:
- the tes gene encoding testin, which produces MEVERELKKVTLGHEIGAGAPCLKCKDKCEGFELHFWRKICRNCKCGLEDHDVQMSSEERKKVGKLFEDTKYTGLIAKLKKDVLPSAPGNTGPLPTDAAVKKDAAPVLKVATYEWIPPVANPSLAARYIEMLPKEKQPVTGTEGAMYRKKQLAKQLPEHDQDPTKCHELSPGEVKQMQQYVKKYKEEALGVGDLTLPEDLKSQVHAAAREAPGAGSGGGGVPGRATTAAVGTVGPTGSPQAAAKAGQAYSCHHCQQPMRQGEPAVYAERAGYDKLWHPACFVCSVCSELLVDMIYFWKKSKMYCGRHYGDSEKPRCSGCDELIFSLEYTQAEGQDWHLKHFCCFDCDCVLAGETYVMEKDKPVCKPCYMKNHAVCCAACQQPVEPEAQRVTYGEHNWHAEPQCFRCSGCSCCLIGQRFMAVQGRLFCSVECKKKTPA; this is translated from the exons GTCACTCTGGGCCACGAGATTGGAGCTGGAGCACCATGTCTTAAGTGCAAAGATAAATGTGAAGGCTTCGAGCTGCACTTCTGGAG AAAGATCTGTCGCAACTGCAAATGTGGCCTGGAGGACCATGACGTGCAGATGAGCTCCGAGGAGAGAAAGAAGGTGGGCAAGCTCTTCGAGGACACCAAATACACCGGCCTCATCGCCAAGCTGAAGAAAGATGTACTGCCCTCTGCGCCGGGCAACACaggccccctccccactgaTGCGGCAGTCAAGAAGGACGCCGCGCCGGTCCTGAAGGTGGCGACGTATGAGTGGATCCCGCCTGTGGCCAACCCAAGCCTG GCCGCACGCTACATAGAGATGCTGCCCAAGGAGAAGCAGCCAGTCACAGGCACCGAAGGCGCCATGTACCGCAAGAAGCAGCTGGCCAAGCAGCTGCCCGAACACGACCAGGACCCGACCAAGTGCCACGAGCTGTCGCCGGGCGAGGTCAAGCAGATGCAGCAGTATGTGAAGAAGTACAAGGAGGAGGCGCTGGGCGTGGGTGACCTAACGCTGCCTGAGGACCTGAAGAGCCAGGTTCACGCTGCCGCAAGGGAGGCCCCTGGGGCTGGGAGCGGGGGTGGAGGAGTGCCAGGCAGGGCCACCACGGCTGCTGTGGGGACGGTGGGACCTACAGGAAGTCCTCAGGCTGCAGCCAAGGCTGGACAAGCCTAT TCGTGCCACCACTGCCAGCAGCCGATGCGGCAGGGCGAGCCCGCCGTATACGCCGAGCGGGCCGGCTACGACAAGCTGTGGCACCCGGCCTGCTTCGTGTGCAGCGTCTGCTCCGAGCTGCTCGTCGACATGATCTACTTCTGGAAGAAGAGCAAGATGTACTGCGGGCGTCACTACGGTGACAGCGAGAAGCCGCGCTGCTCTGGCTGCGATGAG CTGATCTTCAGCCTGGAGTACACGCAGGCCGAGGGCCAGGACTGGCACCTGAAACACTTCTGCTGCTTCGACTGCGACTGCGTGCTGGCGGGGGAAACCTACGTCATGGAGAAGGACAAGCCGGTGTGCAAGCCGTGCTACATGAAGAACCACGCCGTG TGTTGCGCCGCCTGCCAGCAGCCGGTGGAGCCTGAGGCCCAGCGCGTCACCTACGGGGAGCACAACTGGCACGCCGAGCCCCAGTGCTTCCGCTGCTCCGgctgctcctgctgcctgatCGGCCAGCGCTTCATGGCTGTACAGGGCCGCCTCTTCTGTTCAGTGGAGTGCAAGAAGAAGACCCCGGCCTAG